One stretch of Podospora pseudoanserina strain CBS 124.78 chromosome 4, whole genome shotgun sequence DNA includes these proteins:
- a CDS encoding hypothetical protein (COG:S; EggNog:ENOG503PC2H), translating into MSPVPVGSLCQYCKGINVETISQPGGHAHAHSLAVIQQSVQQGCALCGWFVTLTWSREINNEMREVEPPTSAGRQSTDRFHVRPVGPGYLGQSHICLTDETGEYQTTGLEVCRLGGDLAPDDCPIPVCRALSETASPETQETALSWLKQCEVEHDCNNLSIPGPNNTYVLPGRLVDLRSFTPTTPIIRLVETFALPGNITNTPGFYSTLSYCWGISPFYNTTSANLTSSLTQIPFNILPQTFKDAFLITTQLGTPFIWIDALCIIQNSLHDWEIESAKMPYIYSLSRFCIAADATAVAEGGCFNSHNHSPQHPRRKEAAPLIIPSILASTSQISRLYIYPRHHHSTNSQAPISDAPISTRGWCFQERFLSPRTLHYTSEQLYWECRQDFKSEDLINNTQGQPWGTMPGALAQLYDPTFRPEHVVRTWYKSIVAPYSRRSLMKETDRLPAIGGVARVYAHLLSQAEKRIRNAETQTWVEGWVERLKVKQYDLVENSTYIAGIWGHQIGHGLSWRRRKGTKKPVAGHGRKRTNTFSWVSVDGPVEHFYGYIEATRLVKWNVPLLNPLDPFGGVGECEITLEGNVIEGKLGYYHHGDANAGEWRVFVDIPPDGELDHGTVDIGSVDIDEETDELADVKASNGLVVRDVWILATSMRNTLDVYALVLVQTVEDDGKVRYQRLGLLWIKSPGRMPVAGRAPRHTYRGVTCRNTCPLCSSMVDSHGKEFHYKTLALLQMNRDEAFQQIVIV; encoded by the exons ATGTCACCAGTACCAGTCGGAAGCCTCTGTCAGTACTGCAAGGGCATCAATGTGGAAACTATCAGCCAACCTGGTGGACATGCACATGCCCATAGTCTGGCAGTTATTCAGCAGAGCGTCCAACAAGGCTGCGCGCTTTGTGGTTGGTTCGTAACACTCACTTGGAGCAGAGAAATCAACAACGAAATGCGCGAAGTTGAACCGCCTACTTCTGCAGGAAGACAGTCCACAGATCGCTTCCATGTGCGACCCGTTGGGCCCGGATATCTTGGTCAAAGTCACATTTGTTTGACCGACGAGACAGGGGAGTATCAAACCACAGGCCTCGAGGTGTGTCGTCTTGGGG GTGACTTAGCTCCTGATGACTGTCCAATTCCAGTCTGCAGAGCCCTGTCAGAAACTGCCTCACCAGAAACACAAGAAACAGCTCTGTCTTGGTTGAAGCAGTGTGAAGTCGAACATGACTGCAACAACTTGTCGATACCTGGGCCCAACAACACCTATGTTTTGCCCGGTCGATTGGTAGACCTGCGGTCGTTCACACCCACGACTCCGATCATACGATTGGTGGAAACTTTTGCTCTTCCTGGAAATATTACCAACACGCCTGGCTTCTACAGCACACTCAGCTACTGCTGGGGCATCTCTCCCTTCTACAACACCACATcagccaacctcacctcctcactCACCCAGATCCCCTTCAACATCCTTCCTCAAACCTTCAAGGACGCGTTTTTGATCACCACGCAACTTGGCACTCCCTTCATCTGGATCGACGCCCTCTGTATCATCCAAAACTCTCTGCATGACTGGGAGATTGAGTCGGCCAAGATGCCCTACATTTACTCCCTTTCCAGGTTCTGCATCGCTGCTGATGCCACTGCCGTCGCTGAAGGCGGCTGCTTCAACAGCCACAACCACTCCCCTCAGCATCCCCGTCGAAAGGAAGCCGCACCTCTGATTATCCCATCCATACTTGCATCTACCTCGCAAATCAGTCGTCTGTATATCTACCCCCGGCATCACCATtccaccaactcccaagCCCCCATTTCCGAcgcccccatctccaccagaGGTTGGTGCTTCCAAGAGCGATTCCTTTCCCCTAGAACACTCCATTACACCTCGGAGCAACTCTACTGGGAATGCCGCCAGGACTTCAAGTCTGAGGACCTCATCAACAATACCCAAGGCCAGCCATGGGGCACCATGCCGGGCGCGCTTGCCCAACTATACGACCCTACGTTTCGCCCCGAGCACGTCGTGAGAACGTGGTACAAGTCTATCGTGGCGCCTTACAGCCGGAGGAGTCTGATGAAAGAAACTGATCGACTCCCTGCCATTGGAGGGGTGGCCAGGGTGTACGCTCACCTGCTCTCCCAAGCGGAGAAGCGGATCAGGAACGCGGAGACACAAACCTGggttgaggggtgggtggagCGTCTGAAGGTGAAGCAATATGATCTGGTCGAGAATAGCACGTACATTGCCGGGATATGGGGTCATCAAATTGGTCATGGGCtaagctggaggagaaggaaggggacAAAGAAACCTGTGGCAGGGCATGGGCGGAAGAGGACCAACACGTTTAGCTGGGTATCTGTTGATGGGCCGGTGGAGCATTTCTATGGATATATTGAGGCGACCAGGCTGGTGAAGTGGAATGTGCCGCTACTGAACCCTCTTGATCCCTTTGGTGGAGTGGGCGAGTGCGAGATCACGTTGGAGGGGAACGTTATCGAGGGGAAACTGGGGTATTATCATCATGGTGATGCTAATGCAGGAGAGTGGCGGGTGTTTGTTGATATACCACCGGACGGCGAGCTTGACCATGGGACAGTGGACATCGGTAGCGTGGACATTGACGAAGAAACAGATGAGTTGGCTGACGTCAAAGCTTCCAATGGGTTGGTAGTCCGGGATGTTTGGATCCTAGCAACCTCTATGCGCAACACACTAGACGTTTATGCTCTAGTTCTTGTACAAACTGTGGAAGACGATGGCAAGGTCAGATACCAGAGGTTGGGACTTTTGTGGATCAAGTCTCCGGGCCGGATGCCAGTGGCTGGCCGAGCTCCGAGACATACATATAGAGGGGTGACTTGCCGGAATACCTGTCCGCTGTGCTCTTCCATGGTCGACTCTCACGGGAAAGAGTTTCACTACAAGACGCTGGCGTTGTTGCAAATGAACCGTGACGAGGCTTTTCAGCAGATTGTCATTGTGTAG
- a CDS encoding hypothetical protein (EggNog:ENOG503NZW1) — protein sequence MSQHSHPPSTSSWHRSVDERLCLIADGLSDYDDTPRNSLPTKDSTPLGQKLPGLGLLLRDYLDPDVTVKSTDFHKRLLCVFRESKYDSAYEKCLERLNADERDRVEKFVADDKPLEEVSDGFDMSVSLGVREHLQDLTGVSGFHVSSSGVQAVRFPAATGANDSESVHLEARSFTPVDVDGLTGDDTLDALHKNGRLHNFIRKLKDMFSGHKKESNVIVYENVPFKNWGMVVDYIPHYTCIPSSVAGVQHIVRFARDHDMSVRCAGFRHSWAPIFGRQGQITISLLSLAEATRIPNFTAMSKALPEWLFRKTELQTLEVVSGTPRVKGNVLVRIGASATNEQLRRWCIENNKYSYPLNVIMVEMTVGGTNAPICHGAGRRHQTLSDLVRKVEYVDCNGKLQTVDDPRLLRAAAGCFGLMGVVTHLTLEFEPMSYALMKPEKIPVLRAVPPPDDMAMDKIPPALRLPNWAPEQRAADIKRFEELATNGFYSEWFWFPYSDLCWVNCWDATADPSGTEDYPSNAQTFFMFISQFTMNVLQNAKILNELVEKLHMDEAAVTLISKAAMFTLPAWDEPVKTYLPDALHFQRGIQNVRVLDVEVEIPLQPSETDPSKPDYAVVRRAWWDAILTCYAHSSKGCPQRMPLEMRIMGGSDIVMAPQKGNKLGTCAIEVLTLEAAKNFWVPYAEEVVGKWLSYCDRGGKKINTRPHWAKQWDVINVDGKPWVEKMKAEDYRLEKEEFKELLAEIGRKHGWSLQDLKRRFSNEFFDAFYFDNI from the exons ATGTCCCAACACTCTCATCCGCCCTCGACCAGCTCCTGGCACCGAAGCGTTGACGAGCGCCTCTGTCTCATTGCAGACGGGCTTTCCGATTACGATGACACCCCGAGAAACAGTCTCCCTACCAAAGATAGTACCCCTCTTGGACAGAAGCTTCCCggtcttggcctcctcctcagagaCTATCTTGACCCAGACGTCACTGTTAAGTCAACAGACTTCCACAAGCGGCTGCTTTGTGTCTTTCGCGAATCCAAGTACGACTCTGCCTACGAGAAATGCTTGGAGCGACTGAATGCGGATGAAAGAGACCGCGTGGAAAAGTTCGTCGCGGATGACAAGCCTCTTGAAGAGGTGTCGGATGGTTTCGACATGAGCGTCAGTCTGGGTGTTCGTGAGCACCTTCAAGACCTTACGGGAGTCTCTGGCTTCCACGTTTCGTCCAGTGGAGTTCAAGCAGTGCGGTTTCCTGCAGCCACTGGGGCCAACGACAGCGAGAGCGTTCATCTAGAAGCCCGTTCGTTTACTCCAGTGGACGTTGATGGCCTTACTGGAGACGACACTCTCGATGCTTTACACAAGAACGGCCGCCTCCACAACTTTATCCGGAAACTCAAGGATATGTTCTCTGGTCACAAAAAGGAGAGCAACGTCATA GTCTACGAAAACGTGCCCTTCAAAAACTGGGGCATGGTCGTCGACTACATACCCCACTACACCTGCATCCCCTCCTCTGTCGCCGGTGTCCAGCACATTGTCAGATTTGCACGCGATCACGACATGTCTGTCCGCTGTGCGGGCTTCCGCCACTCCTGGGCGCCCATCTTTGGCCGCCAGGGGCAAATCAccatctctcttctctccctgGCGGAGGCTACCAGAATTCCTAATTTCACCGCCATGTCCAAAGCCCTGCCGGAGTGGCTGTTTCGCAAGACCGAGCTGCAAACGCTGGAAGTAGTCTCTGGCACGCCACGAGTCAAAGGCAATGTGCTTGTCAGAATTGGCGCCAGCGCGACAAATGAGCAGCTGAGGCGGTGGTGCATCGAGAATAATAAGTACTCGTACCCGCTTAATGTGATTATGGTGGAGATGACGGTCGGGGGGACGAATGCACCTATTTGTCACGGGGCTGGGAGAAGACATCAGACTTTGAGTGACCTGGTCAGGAAGGTGGAATACGTCGACTGCAACGGGAAGCTTCAAACTGTCGATGACCCGAGACTTCTccgggcggcggcggggtgCTTTGGTCTCATGGGTGTCGTAACCCATCTCACGCTGGAGTTTGAACCCATGAGCTACGCGCTGATGAAGCCGGAGAAGATCCCTGTTTTGAGGGCTGTTCCTCCGCCGGATGATATGGCTATGGATAAGATTCCCCCTGCTTTGAGACTGCCGAACTGGGCGCCGGAGCAGAGGGCGGCCGACATCAAGAGGTTTGAAGAGCTGGCGACGAATGGGTTCTACTCGGAGTGGTTCTGGTTTCCGTACTCGGATTTGTGCTGGGTTAACTGCTGGGATGCGACTGCTGATCCATCCGGAACTGAGGATTACCCCTCGAATGCGCAGACGTTCTTCATGTTCATCAGCCAGTTCACGATGAATGTGTTGCAAAATGCAAAGATATTGAACGAGCTGGTCGAGAAGTTGCATATGGACGAGGCAGCGGTGACGCTCATCTCCAAAGCGGCAATGTTTACTCTTCCGGCTTGGGACGAGCCGGTCAAGACCTACCTGCCGGATGCGTTGCACTTCCAGAGAGGGATTCAGAACGTCAGAGTGTTGGatgtggaggttgagattcCGCTTCAACCATCGGAAACTGATCCCTCGAAGCCTGACTATGCGGTTGTAAGAAGGGCGTGGTGGGATGCTATTTTGACCTGTTATGCCCACAGCAGTAAGGGGTGCCCGCAGAGGATGCCGCTCGAAATGAGGATCATGGGGGGCAGTGATATCGTCATGGCCCCTCAGAAGGGGAACAAGCTGGGAACGTGTGCCATTGAGGTGCTGACGCTGGAGGCGGCGAAGAATTTCTGGGTGCCCTATGcggaagaggtggttgggaagTGGTTGTCCTACTGTGAtaggggagggaagaagatcAACACGAGACCTCACTGGGCAAAGCAGTGGGATGTGATCAATGTTGACGGGAAGCCCTGGGTGGAGAAGATGAAGGCAGAGGATTACAggttggaaaaggaggagttTAAGGAGCTGTTGGCTGAGATTGGAAGGAAGCATGGCTGGTCATTGCAGGacttgaagaggaggttttcGAACGAATTTTTTGATGCCTTTTACTTTGATAACATTTAG